A genomic region of Brachyspira pilosicoli contains the following coding sequences:
- a CDS encoding dicarboxylate/amino acid:cation symporter — protein sequence MKSSFWKNYKFPILLVSGVVIGSILGIILKEKATVLKPFGDIFINILFTVVVPLIFLSITNSIIQMDNMKRLGKIVASMFIVFIITGLIAATIMIITVRVFNPAEGFTMPITQVEEPNPPKVSEQLVKMVTVTDFKDLLSISNMLPLIVFSLFFGFSIKLVGEKAKPLIPVIEAATLALMKLVSIIMYYAPIGLGAYFANLVGKFGPELIGTYARACAVYYPAAFLYFFIFFPIYGYIAAGKYGVKSMKHLITPMITSLSTQSSIATLPINLEASEKIGVSEDVRNIVLPIGATAHMDGTCLSGILKIAFLYGVFGMNFTGIDVWIGSIIFVVLAGMANGAIPGGGLISEMLIVSIYGFPPEAFPLIATIGILVDPPATMVNSVGDNVAGMLVSRIVEGKEWFKQKITQA from the coding sequence ATGAAAAGTTCTTTTTGGAAAAATTATAAGTTTCCAATACTATTAGTTTCAGGCGTAGTTATAGGAAGTATATTGGGAATAATTCTCAAAGAGAAGGCCACAGTTTTAAAGCCGTTTGGGGATATATTTATTAATATACTATTTACTGTAGTTGTGCCTTTGATATTTTTATCTATTACAAACTCTATTATTCAAATGGATAATATGAAAAGATTAGGTAAAATAGTAGCTTCAATGTTTATAGTATTTATCATTACAGGACTTATTGCAGCAACTATAATGATAATTACTGTTAGAGTATTTAATCCGGCTGAAGGTTTTACTATGCCAATCACTCAAGTCGAAGAGCCTAATCCGCCTAAAGTTTCAGAACAATTAGTAAAAATGGTTACAGTTACAGATTTTAAAGACTTACTTTCTATAAGCAATATGCTACCACTTATAGTATTTTCTTTATTCTTTGGTTTTTCCATAAAATTAGTAGGAGAGAAAGCTAAGCCTTTAATCCCTGTTATTGAAGCGGCCACACTTGCTTTAATGAAATTAGTTAGCATTATAATGTATTATGCGCCTATTGGTTTAGGTGCTTATTTTGCAAATTTGGTTGGTAAGTTTGGACCAGAGTTAATAGGTACTTATGCGAGAGCTTGTGCTGTTTATTATCCTGCTGCTTTCTTATATTTCTTTATTTTCTTCCCTATTTATGGTTATATTGCTGCTGGAAAATATGGTGTAAAATCAATGAAGCATTTAATTACTCCTATGATAACTTCTTTATCAACTCAGAGTTCTATAGCTACCCTTCCTATCAACTTGGAAGCATCTGAAAAAATTGGCGTTAGCGAAGATGTTAGAAATATAGTTTTACCTATAGGTGCAACTGCCCATATGGACGGTACTTGTTTAAGCGGAATATTAAAAATAGCTTTTCTTTATGGTGTATTTGGAATGAACTTTACTGGAATTGATGTTTGGATTGGTTCTATAATATTTGTTGTACTTGCTGGAATGGCTAATGGTGCTATACCTGGCGGAGGACTTATAAGTGAGATGCTTATTGTTTCTATATATGGTTTTCCGCCTGAGGCTTTCCCATTAATAGCTACTATTGGTATATTGGTTGATCCGCCTGCTACTATGGTTAATTCTGTTGGTGATAATGTTGCTGGAATGTTGGTTTCAAGAATAGTAGAA
- a CDS encoding MalY/PatB family protein: MTIEEFNSKYLVNREGTNSQKWETKKDRRFKVDGLIPMWVADMEFRAPDEVIEALKKRISHGVFGYTVLWDSYFEAFFNWQKSKYNIDLEEEWINFSTGVVTALYWLVNAFTNKGDSVVILTPVYYPFHNAVKDNERNLIKCELKNDNGVFSIDFEKLESDIVKNNVKLMIFCNPHNPAGRVWTDEEIDKTFDICKKHNVYIISDEIHQDINLGVRPFISALSIKNKDKYLDRLIVLSSASKTFNLACLLNSHIIIPDEKMREKYNKYVNTVNRTELSLLGMVATEAAYKYGSDWLDGLLKTLKRNYEYIRDELKTKVPEIITSPLEGTYLPFIDLRNVVNPDRVKEFIQDDCKIAIDFGEWFSDNCKGFIRVNIATDFKYIEEFVNKVTSQLKNKNYK, from the coding sequence ATGACTATAGAAGAATTTAATAGTAAATATTTAGTAAACAGAGAAGGTACAAATTCCCAGAAATGGGAAACCAAAAAAGATAGAAGATTTAAAGTAGACGGTTTAATTCCAATGTGGGTAGCAGACATGGAATTCAGGGCTCCGGATGAGGTTATAGAAGCTTTAAAAAAAAGAATTTCTCATGGAGTATTTGGATACACAGTTTTATGGGATAGCTATTTTGAAGCATTTTTTAATTGGCAAAAAAGCAAATATAATATAGATTTAGAAGAAGAATGGATAAACTTTTCAACAGGCGTAGTAACTGCATTATACTGGTTAGTTAATGCTTTTACTAATAAGGGAGATAGTGTTGTAATACTCACTCCGGTTTATTATCCGTTTCACAATGCTGTTAAAGACAATGAAAGAAATTTAATAAAATGTGAATTAAAAAACGATAATGGCGTATTTTCTATTGATTTTGAAAAGTTAGAAAGTGATATAGTAAAAAACAATGTAAAACTTATGATATTCTGTAATCCTCATAACCCTGCTGGAAGAGTGTGGACTGATGAAGAAATAGATAAAACTTTTGATATATGTAAAAAACACAATGTGTATATTATATCTGATGAGATTCACCAAGACATAAATTTAGGTGTAAGGCCATTTATTTCTGCACTTTCTATTAAAAATAAAGATAAATACTTAGATAGATTAATAGTTTTATCTTCAGCTTCAAAAACATTTAACTTAGCATGTCTTTTAAACTCTCATATTATAATACCAGATGAAAAGATGAGAGAAAAATATAATAAATATGTGAACACTGTTAATAGAACAGAATTAAGTTTATTAGGAATGGTTGCTACAGAAGCAGCATATAAATATGGTTCAGATTGGCTTGACGGACTTTTAAAAACTTTAAAACGCAATTATGAATATATAAGAGATGAATTAAAAACAAAAGTACCTGAAATAATAACAAGCCCTTTAGAAGGAACTTATTTGCCTTTTATAGATTTAAGAAATGTAGTTAATCCAGACAGAGTAAAAGAGTTTATACAAGATGATTGCAAAATAGCTATAGACTTTGGAGAATGGTTCTCTGATAATTGTAAGGGCTTTATAAGAGTTAATATTGCAACAGATTTCAAATATATAGAGGAGTTTGTAAATAAAGTAACTTCACAATTAAAAAACAAAAACTATAAATAA
- a CDS encoding dicarboxylate/amino acid:cation symporter, protein MNILRNYKFSFILILGMLAGSIIGAIFGEKAAILQPIADIFLNLLYCCVVPMIFVSLVYSISNMENTNKLGKVLGIMIVIFLLAEIIAAIYMLIITIIFNPAEGANIAMNETITNMTSNSNILAMFTVNDFPLLWSRQNLMALIVFAMLIGIATVKVGEVGKPVVKFFGSLTSIISKVVSYVMYIAPIGLGAFFATLVGQNGAALSGPLSRALIIYFIAAIVFYFVSNTVFAYLAAGIKGIKLFWKYIIPPSLVSLGTCSSAATIPTNLIAGKNIGIPDDINDLTIPMGCNLHKSGATLITILKITFMCSMFNINILEPQNIITAILVSVLASSVMGAIPAGGYVGEIFIISAFNFPPESIPIMVLIGTITDAPATTINATNDVGAGMLLARIFKGKNWIKDN, encoded by the coding sequence ATGAATATATTAAGAAATTATAAATTTTCGTTTATTTTAATTTTAGGAATGTTAGCAGGCTCTATAATTGGGGCAATATTTGGTGAAAAGGCTGCTATACTTCAACCTATTGCTGATATATTTTTGAATTTGCTTTACTGCTGTGTTGTACCTATGATATTTGTTTCTCTTGTATATTCTATATCAAATATGGAAAATACAAATAAGCTCGGAAAAGTATTAGGCATAATGATAGTGATATTTTTATTAGCTGAAATTATAGCGGCTATATATATGCTTATAATAACTATAATATTTAATCCTGCAGAGGGAGCTAATATTGCTATGAATGAAACTATAACTAACATGACTAGTAATTCAAATATATTGGCAATGTTTACGGTTAATGATTTTCCGCTTTTATGGTCTAGACAAAATTTAATGGCTTTAATAGTATTTGCAATGCTAATAGGAATCGCTACGGTTAAGGTAGGAGAAGTTGGAAAACCTGTAGTAAAATTTTTTGGTTCTTTAACTTCAATAATATCAAAAGTAGTTTCGTATGTAATGTATATAGCCCCTATTGGTCTTGGAGCTTTCTTTGCAACATTAGTAGGACAAAACGGAGCAGCACTTTCAGGACCATTATCCAGAGCTTTAATAATATATTTTATAGCGGCTATAGTATTTTATTTTGTATCTAATACAGTATTTGCTTATCTTGCTGCTGGAATAAAGGGAATAAAATTATTTTGGAAATATATAATACCGCCTTCTTTAGTTTCCTTAGGAACATGTTCTTCTGCCGCTACAATACCAACAAATTTAATAGCAGGAAAAAATATTGGAATACCTGATGATATTAACGATTTAACTATACCTATGGGATGTAATTTGCATAAATCTGGTGCTACTCTAATAACCATATTAAAAATTACATTTATGTGCAGTATGTTTAATATAAACATATTAGAACCTCAAAACATAATAACAGCCATATTAGTATCAGTTTTAGCATCATCTGTAATGGGGGCCATACCTGCAGGAGGATATGTTGGAGAGATTTTTATAATATCTGCTTTTAATTTTCCACCAGAATCTATACCTATTATGGTTTTAATTGGTACAATCACTGATGCCCCTGCTACTACGATAAATGCCACAAATGATGTGGGGGCTGGTATGTTGCTAGCAAGAATTTTTAAAGGTAAAAATTGGATAAAAGATAATTAA
- a CDS encoding HEAT repeat domain-containing protein, with protein MLKKIFISTLVLVFSVTTIFAQETAQTTTDTTAQDSNNTTGEKPREQLDQNFVDALVNQDEELLINAIETGSPSVKALCFEALSKKGVTSDSAIRTINRYVGYGLGTSTSSNADSTVRYQALQAAKIAKSETSVDYISQMLFAEQETFNIIAAVQALGDIGSEKAVPALLFQLRLGRTQGIVYEVAVALGKIGSPMALGDLIDLSQDDQYFLAIRQAAIDAIKNIKPAANNNTQQNNQTTETTQQ; from the coding sequence ATGCTCAAAAAAATATTCATTTCAACATTGGTTCTTGTATTTTCTGTAACAACTATATTTGCACAAGAAACTGCACAAACAACAACTGACACTACTGCTCAAGATTCTAATAACACAACAGGTGAAAAACCAAGAGAACAATTAGATCAAAATTTCGTAGATGCTTTAGTTAATCAAGATGAAGAGCTTTTAATTAATGCTATAGAAACTGGTTCACCATCAGTTAAAGCATTATGTTTTGAAGCTTTAAGTAAAAAAGGCGTTACTAGTGATTCAGCTATAAGAACAATCAATAGATATGTTGGTTATGGTTTAGGAACTTCTACTAGCTCTAATGCTGATTCTACTGTAAGATATCAGGCATTACAAGCTGCAAAAATTGCTAAATCTGAAACTAGTGTAGATTACATATCTCAAATGCTTTTTGCTGAACAAGAAACTTTTAATATCATAGCTGCTGTACAAGCTTTAGGTGATATAGGAAGTGAAAAAGCTGTTCCTGCTTTACTTTTCCAATTAAGATTAGGAAGAACTCAGGGCATAGTTTATGAAGTAGCTGTTGCTTTAGGTAAAATAGGAAGCCCTATGGCTTTAGGTGATTTAATAGACCTTTCTCAAGATGATCAGTACTTCTTAGCTATTAGACAAGCTGCTATAGATGCTATTAAAAATATTAAACCTGCTGCTAATAATAATACTCAACAAAATAATCAAACTACTGAAACTACTCAGCAATAA
- a CDS encoding DNA translocase FtsK 4TM domain-containing protein, translating to MFTKRKLNIQKRAESKNVYQSYNDKNRNPVYDIIGFLCILFAGILILSYLSANIGEMNTTLTTNNLLGKFGAYIAEYSFSAFGVSCFVIPAFFVYAGVNIILKNSVKNILMFALLLSFVMMLSSILFDILLGERAFYYKGGIMGEIIGGTLASLFGNIGSVIITSAMLLITIIVFAKISLLDLVNYCKDMVKKIDLKDVERKISDTIKTKKEEMKKYKMMEDEIKKDGDEKNYKKENNNKSSSIDYLPIFSKKEVSDFEFNNTPFIEKISFNHYDLFDKKYNNKYDNKNENIMEDFFNKRNDFDDAKNKELDYMVESLNNLKRDNYGRINVNTIEYQEEDMGNSLFEAAFGNNIKTDIKKKEDSFNQYNELKQYDDEYNKNVHEAIENIDWDFSINRAKKSDFKKAAYEDSVNYYDTTENFLKAQNSINNDYDESIILENIYKNREKKFRELNNNNDEQIENNKIEYIEDLDKLYKEYKAKTLKKENTINQPNNDFNDISVSYKNTDNNKENILDKLRRVANENKQLKEMYDREHGKIKRGTNNNEQLNYSEQTTNKSSHFEFPMGYASKRAYRREDHIPNYNNNNIIDDDSILNCFDLDEEELYNVDKSYNDIEDVKIKDNLREQHNFSNDSKYYDNTSNNNEEEYDVEKELQKYAEKLNSIEDIKNDNETNSGFINIESEKKVNTLKEPQKPILYKNHKNDFDLIQSNFDSKYVDKHYKAPPFDLLNRSIPVNDNAMLESIKQTAIQLENTLLDFNIEAKVTGVSRGPVITRYELELAAGTRVSKISNLTDNIALALASESVRIIAPIPGRSVIGIEIPNKVRNAVFLRDVLESSDFRQSKLDIPFVLGKGIYGNNVVSDMSEAPHLLVAGTTGSGKSVCLSTIILSLLYKFRPDELKFIFVDKKRVELSIYNGIPHLMSPVVSDEKKATIVLRYIVDIMEKRYERMERFFVRNVKTYNEKVKQLLKEGETEFNGEPLELFPYIVLVIDELHNLMVVASKEVEDLISRLAGMSRAVGIHLIIATQRPSADVVTGVIKANLPTRIAFQVPNKTNSRIIIDMSGAEQLLGKGDALFCASGSQMPERVQGAFVSDNEVKKVVDYLSGEMSPMFDESLIAALEGSDDDKNTDEEDILDEELWEDAVELVARTGKASASFLQRRLKIGYNRAARIVEIMERQGIVGPENGSKPREVLITLDDR from the coding sequence ATGTTTACTAAAAGAAAATTAAACATACAAAAAAGAGCTGAGAGTAAAAATGTTTATCAATCTTATAACGATAAAAATAGAAACCCTGTATATGATATTATTGGTTTTTTATGCATACTTTTTGCAGGTATATTAATTTTATCATATTTGAGTGCTAACATAGGAGAGATGAATACTACACTCACAACAAATAATTTACTTGGTAAGTTTGGTGCTTATATTGCTGAGTATTCATTTTCTGCTTTTGGAGTTTCTTGTTTTGTAATACCTGCATTTTTTGTATATGCGGGAGTAAATATTATATTAAAAAATTCTGTTAAAAATATTTTGATGTTTGCTCTTCTTTTATCATTTGTGATGATGTTGTCCAGCATACTTTTTGATATATTACTTGGAGAGAGAGCATTTTATTATAAAGGCGGAATAATGGGAGAAATTATAGGAGGTACACTTGCTTCATTATTTGGAAATATTGGCTCTGTTATAATAACTTCTGCCATGCTGCTTATCACTATAATAGTATTTGCTAAAATTTCATTGCTTGATTTAGTTAATTATTGCAAAGATATGGTAAAAAAAATAGATTTAAAAGATGTTGAGAGAAAAATATCTGACACGATAAAGACTAAAAAAGAAGAGATGAAAAAATATAAAATGATGGAAGATGAAATAAAGAAAGATGGAGATGAAAAAAATTATAAAAAAGAAAATAATAATAAAAGTTCCTCTATAGACTATTTACCTATATTTAGCAAAAAAGAAGTATCTGATTTTGAGTTTAATAATACTCCATTTATAGAAAAAATATCTTTTAATCATTATGATTTATTTGATAAAAAATATAATAATAAATATGATAATAAAAATGAAAACATAATGGAAGACTTTTTCAATAAGAGAAATGATTTTGATGATGCTAAAAACAAAGAATTAGATTATATGGTTGAGAGTTTAAATAATTTGAAAAGAGATAATTATGGAAGAATTAATGTTAATACAATAGAATACCAAGAAGAGGATATGGGCAATTCTTTATTTGAGGCTGCATTTGGAAATAACATAAAAACAGATATAAAAAAAAAAGAAGACAGTTTCAATCAATATAATGAATTAAAACAATATGATGATGAATATAATAAAAATGTTCATGAGGCTATAGAAAATATTGATTGGGATTTTAGCATTAATAGAGCCAAAAAATCAGATTTTAAAAAGGCTGCTTATGAGGATAGTGTTAATTATTATGATACAACAGAAAATTTTTTGAAAGCTCAAAATAGCATCAATAATGATTATGATGAGAGTATTATACTTGAAAACATATATAAAAATAGAGAGAAAAAATTTAGAGAGTTAAATAATAATAATGATGAGCAAATAGAAAATAACAAAATAGAATATATTGAAGACTTAGATAAATTATATAAGGAATATAAAGCAAAAACTCTAAAAAAAGAAAACACTATAAATCAGCCTAATAATGATTTTAATGACATATCTGTTTCATACAAAAATACTGATAATAATAAAGAAAATATATTAGATAAACTAAGAAGAGTTGCTAATGAAAATAAGCAATTAAAAGAAATGTATGACAGAGAGCATGGCAAAATAAAAAGAGGCACTAACAACAATGAACAATTAAATTACTCAGAACAAACAACTAATAAAAGCAGCCACTTTGAGTTTCCTATGGGCTATGCTTCAAAGAGAGCTTATAGAAGAGAAGACCATATACCGAACTACAATAACAATAATATTATTGATGATGATAGTATATTAAATTGTTTTGATTTGGACGAAGAAGAGCTTTACAATGTTGATAAGTCTTATAATGATATAGAAGACGTAAAAATAAAAGATAATTTAAGAGAGCAGCATAATTTTTCAAATGATTCTAAATATTATGATAATACAAGCAATAATAATGAAGAAGAATATGATGTTGAAAAAGAACTTCAGAAATATGCTGAAAAATTAAACTCTATAGAAGACATAAAAAATGATAATGAAACTAATAGCGGTTTTATAAATATAGAATCAGAAAAAAAAGTAAACACATTAAAAGAGCCTCAAAAACCAATATTATATAAAAATCACAAAAATGATTTTGACTTAATACAATCAAACTTTGACAGTAAGTATGTAGATAAGCATTATAAAGCTCCGCCATTCGATTTACTTAATAGGTCAATTCCTGTAAATGATAATGCAATGCTTGAATCTATAAAACAAACAGCAATACAATTAGAAAACACATTGCTTGATTTTAATATAGAAGCTAAAGTTACAGGAGTATCAAGAGGACCTGTTATTACAAGATATGAACTTGAATTAGCGGCAGGTACTAGAGTTTCAAAAATATCAAACTTAACAGACAATATTGCTTTAGCGCTTGCTTCAGAGAGTGTGAGAATAATAGCACCAATTCCAGGTCGCTCTGTTATAGGTATAGAGATACCAAACAAGGTGAGAAATGCTGTGTTTTTAAGAGATGTATTAGAAAGCAGCGATTTTAGACAATCAAAGCTTGATATACCGTTTGTATTAGGAAAAGGCATATATGGAAACAATGTTGTATCAGATATGTCTGAAGCTCCTCACTTGCTTGTTGCTGGTACTACTGGTTCTGGTAAAAGTGTTTGTTTATCTACAATAATACTTTCGCTTTTATACAAGTTTAGACCTGATGAATTAAAATTTATATTTGTAGATAAAAAGAGAGTTGAGCTTTCTATATATAACGGCATACCGCATTTAATGTCTCCTGTTGTTTCTGATGAGAAGAAGGCTACTATAGTATTGAGATATATTGTAGACATAATGGAGAAAAGATACGAAAGAATGGAGAGATTCTTCGTTAGAAATGTTAAAACTTACAATGAAAAAGTAAAACAGCTTCTTAAAGAGGGAGAGACAGAGTTTAATGGAGAGCCTTTGGAGTTATTTCCATATATAGTTTTGGTGATAGATGAGCTTCACAATTTGATGGTTGTTGCTTCAAAAGAGGTTGAGGATTTAATATCACGTTTGGCTGGTATGAGTAGAGCTGTTGGCATACATTTAATAATTGCTACACAAAGACCTTCGGCTGATGTTGTTACTGGAGTTATAAAGGCTAATTTGCCTACAAGAATTGCATTCCAAGTGCCTAACAAAACAAACTCACGTATTATAATAGATATGTCTGGTGCTGAGCAATTACTCGGTAAGGGAGATGCTTTATTCTGTGCTTCTGGAAGTCAGATGCCTGAGAGGGTTCAGGGTGCTTTTGTTTCTGACAATGAAGTTAAGAAGGTAGTTGACTATTTATCTGGGGAGATGTCTCCTATGTTTGATGAGAGCTTGATTGCGGCATTAGAGGGAAGCGATGATGACAAAAACACTGATGAAGAGGATATATTAGACGAAGAGCTTTGGGAAGATGCTGTTGAACTTGTAGCAAGAACAGGTAAGGCGAGCGCATCATTTCTACAACGCAGATTAAAAATAGGCTATAACCGTGCTGCAAGAATAGTAGAGATTATGGAACGTCAAGGTATTGTGGGGCCTGAAAATGGCTCTAAACCAAGAGAAGTGTTAATTACATTAGATGATAGATAA
- a CDS encoding undecaprenyl-diphosphate phosphatase → MVKAIILGFIQAVTEFLPVSSSGHLRIAEYFLQFNTENILSFEIALHFGTFLATCLVFRKDIINAIVGFFSGLKDVKYSSKNNEGFRVGLMVIIASIPVAIVGLFLEKYLSNIDTQRVGLNLIITGSILLLTKKADRGINKDALTTTYYNALLIGFAQAIAVFPGISRSGMTISTALFLGLNRDFAGRFSFLISLPAIFGALLLSLKDLTDFNITYVIVGLATSFIFGVIALKFLMSFLKKGKLYYFSFYCIIVGLAVYIYFINA, encoded by the coding sequence ATGGTAAAAGCAATTATATTAGGATTTATTCAAGCGGTTACTGAATTTTTGCCAGTATCTAGTTCTGGACATTTAAGAATAGCAGAATATTTTCTTCAGTTTAATACAGAAAATATATTATCTTTTGAAATAGCACTTCATTTTGGTACTTTTTTAGCTACTTGTTTGGTATTTCGTAAGGATATTATTAATGCAATAGTTGGTTTTTTTTCTGGATTAAAAGATGTTAAATATTCAAGCAAAAATAATGAGGGTTTCAGAGTTGGGCTTATGGTAATTATTGCTTCAATACCTGTTGCTATAGTTGGATTATTTTTAGAGAAATATTTAAGTAATATAGATACTCAAAGGGTTGGACTTAATCTCATTATAACTGGTTCTATACTGCTTCTTACAAAAAAGGCAGACAGAGGAATTAATAAAGATGCCCTTACAACTACCTATTATAATGCTTTATTGATTGGTTTTGCTCAGGCTATAGCTGTTTTTCCAGGAATATCAAGGTCGGGTATGACTATAAGTACGGCTTTATTTTTGGGGCTTAATAGGGATTTTGCGGGAAGATTTTCTTTTTTAATATCTTTACCTGCTATATTTGGTGCTTTGCTTCTTTCTTTAAAAGATTTAACAGACTTTAATATTACTTATGTGATAGTAGGACTTGCTACTTCTTTTATATTTGGAGTTATTGCATTAAAGTTTTTGATGTCTTTTCTTAAAAAAGGAAAGCTTTATTACTTTAGTTTTTACTGCATAATAGTTGGTTTAGCTGTGTATATATATTTTATTAATGCTTAA